The Lycium barbarum isolate Lr01 chromosome 10, ASM1917538v2, whole genome shotgun sequence genome includes a region encoding these proteins:
- the LOC132615681 gene encoding 8-hydroxygeraniol oxidoreductase-like codes for MESSNPKVITCKAAVVWKEGERLKMEEIKVDPPKSNEVRIKMLFASLCHTDILCASGFPIPLFPRVLGHEGVGIIESVGENVTKLNEGDIVMALYLGECKECPNCKSGKSNICHKYPLDLSGLMLDGTSRMSINGGQVLYHSLSCSTWSEYTVINANYAIKVDPQKIPLPHSSLLCCGFTTGSGAAWREVHVEKGSSVAVLGLGAVGLGVVDGARSQGAGKIIGVDINELRRGKGEAFGMTDFINPKDCKISISDMIKDVTGGLGVDYVFECTGIPSMLNEAIEASKLGMGTIVLIGTGNGISREFNLIPLLCGRTMKGSIYGGIRVHSDLPALLHRCANKEIQLDELITHQVSFTEINQSFELLKDPHCVKVLIKF; via the exons ATGGAATCAAGCAACCCAAAGGTCATCACATGCAAAG CTGCAGTAGTATGGAAGGAAGGGGAGAGGTTAAAGATGGAAGAGATAAAAGTGGATCCACCAAAATCAAATGAAGTTCGGATTAAGATGCTCTTTGCCAGTTTGTGCCACACTGACATTCTCTGTGCCAGTGGCTTTCCCATT CCTTTATTTCCTCGAGTTCTTGGACATGAAGGAGTTGG CATAATAGAAAGTGTGGGAGAAAATGTGACAAAGCTAAATGAAGGAGACATAGTGATGGCCCTTTACTTAGGTGAATGCAAAGAATGCCCAAACTGCAAGTCGGGAAAATCCAATATATGTCACAAATATCCGTTGGACCTTTCTGGTCTAATGCTGGATGGCACATCAAGAATGTCCATTAATGGAGGACAAGTATTATACCATAGTCTTAGTTGCTCTACTTGGTCAGAATATACAGTAATTAATGCCAACTACGCAATTAAGGTTGATCCCCAGAAGATTCCACTTCCACATTCCAGCTTGCTTTGTTGTGGATTTACAACAGGTTCTGGAGCAGCATGGAGAGAAGTTCATGTCGAAAAGGGCTCATCTGTTGCTGTACTAGGTCTTGGTGCTGTTGGACTTGGA GTGGTAGATGGAGCTCGAAGTCAAGGGGCAGGGAAAATAATTGGTGTTGATATAAACGAATTGAGACGAGGAAAAGGAGAAGCCTTTGGAATGACGGACTTCATTAACCCTAAAGATTGCAAGATATCAATTTCAGACATGATAAAAGATGTTACCGGTGGCTTAGGTGTTGATTATGTTTTTGAATGTACTGGGATTCcatccatgcttaatgaagccaTTGAAGCCTCAAAATTG GGAATGGGGACAATTGTTCTAATTGGTACAGGAAATGGGATAAGTAGGGAATTCAACTTGATTCCCTTATTATGTGGTCGAACAATGAAAGGTTCAATCTATGGTGGAATTAGAGTTCACTCAGATCTTCCTGCTCTACTTCATAGATGTGCAAATAAG GAGATTCAACTAGATGAGCTTATAACTCACCAAGTTTCGTTTACTGAAATCAACCAATCATTTGAGTTATTGAAAGACCCACATTGCGTCAAGGTTCTTATCAAGTTCTAA
- the LOC132614281 gene encoding SEC12-like protein 1, translating into MDGGDVTKEGKVTCASWIKRPENAHLVVIGKSSSLEIFSFDTEITSLSDNPKAKYVFEESGDPVRIAVHPSGDEFVCSTTTGCKLFELYGHEDNIKLVRKEFDLEDVGPQKCMAFSVDGSKLATGGVDGHFRLFEWPTMRIVVDEPKAHKSFRDMDFSLDSEFLASTSTDGAARIWNTSDGVPVTLTRNSDENIELCRFSKDGTKPFLFTTVQKGNKTLIAVWDITTWKKIGHKSLLKKPASIMSISLDGKYLALGSKDGDVCVVEVKKMEISSLHKRMHLGTNITSLEFCPSERVALTTSSQWGAMVTKLNVPADWKEWQIYLLLLGLFLASAILFYVFFENSDSFWNFPDPSSRPKIETLHGDPTSDEQWSSFGPVDL; encoded by the exons ATGGACGGTGGTGATGTTACTAAGGAGGGGAAAGTGACGTGTGCATCATGGATCAAACGGCCAGAAAACGCGCATCTGGTTGTGATTGGAAAGTCCTCTTCGCTCGAGATTTTCTCATTTGATACAGAGATTACTTCTCTTTCTGATAATCCCAAG GCGAAGTATGTGTTCGAGGAAAGTGGTGATCCAGTGCGCATTGCAGTACATCCTAGTGGGGATGAATTTGTGTGCTCAACCACTACTGGTTGCAA GTTGTTTGAGTTATATGGTCATGAAGATAATATAAAACTTGTGCGCAAGGAGTTTGATCTCGAAGATGTTGGTCCACAAAAATGCATGGCCTTTAGTGTTGATGGCTCCAAATTAGCCACAGGCGGAGTT GATGGACATTTCAGACTTTTTGAGTGGCCAACCATGCGCATTGTTGTGGATGAACCTAAAGCTCACAAGTCATTCAGAGACATGGATTTCAG CTTAGATTCAGAATTCTTAGCTTCCACATCCACAGATGGTGCTGCCAGAATATGGAACACAAGCGATGGTGTTCCAGTAACTTTAACACGAAATTCA GATGAGAATATTGAGCTCTGCAGGTTTTCTAAAGATGGGACAAAACCATTTTTGTTCACTACTGTTCAGAAAG GCAATAAGACATTAATTGCAGTTTGGGACATCACTACATGGAAGAAAATTGGACATAAAAGCTTGTTAAAAAAGCCAGCTTCCATTATGTCAATTAGTTTGGATGGGAAATATCTTGCATT GGGAAGCAAAGATGGTGATGTCTGTGTTGTTGAAGTGAAAAAGATGGAGATCTCGTCCTTGCACAAGAGAATGCACTTGGGTACCAATATCACTTCTTTGGAGTTTTGTCCTAGTGAAAG GGTTGCTCTTACCACTTCCTCTCAATGGGGAGCAATGGTGACTAAGTTAAATGTCCCAGCTGATTGGAAAG AGTGGCAGATTTATCTATTACTCTTGGGATTATTTTTGGCATCAGCTATTCTATTTTACGTGTTCTTTGAGAATTCAGATTCTTTCTGGAACTTCCCTGATCCATCTTCAAGACCAAAGATTGAAACTCTCCATGGAGATCCAACATCTGATGAACAATGGAGCAGCTTTGGACCTGTAGATTTGTAA